The DNA segment AGCCCTCTCTGCCCACACAGTGAGCTCCGGACTCACCTTCTGCTGACACCCTCTCCCCCGTGCCCCACTTCCCCTGTACACACATCCACACTGCACACTCGCACTCAGGTGCACAGTAGCACGGCCCTGAGCACTGTGCACCCAACACTAATGTCCTTCTGGGTCTGGGTGTTGGCCTCCAGTCTGCATATGTCAATCAAGCTATCTTCCCCAACAGGCTCAGTGGGCGCTCCCCGTTCTATGAGCCAGACCCCCAGGAAACGGAGGCTCGGATTGTGGGTGGCCGCTTTGATGCCTTCCAGCTATACCCCAACACATCCCAGAGTGCCACCCTCTTCTTGCGAAAGGTCCTCTCAGTACATCCCTGGTGAGTGAGCCCCACAGCTGCCATCCCCCAGTGTTACCTGCCCCTGGCCCGGCCTGTGCCAGAGGTCTCCCAGCTCCTCCCATGCTCCTAGGAAGAAGTCTGCTCCTTCTACTAAATGGTCATACTACTATCATTTAAAGCCCGAGGCAGCCCCGTGCAAGGCAGAATCACTGTCCCCATTCCAGAGATTGGGGAATTGAGCTCTTGAGCTGCCCAAGATCACGCACATAGGGGTGGATCCAGGATTGGGACATGGGTCTGCGGGAGGACAGAGCCCCGGCAGCTCCCAGAGCTTCCTTCCAGGCTCATCATCCCTGGCTCTGCCTGGCAGGAGCCGGCCCTCCCTGCAGGACTGCCTGGCCCACCCATGGTTGCAGGACGCCTACCTGATGAAGCTGCGCCGCCAGACGCTCACCTTCACCACCAACAGGCTCAAGGAGTTCCTGGGCGAGCAGCGGCGGCGCCGGGCTGAGGCTGCCACCCGCCACAAGGTGCTGCTGCGCTCCTACCCTGGCGGCCCCTAGAGGCACGGACCACAGCCAGGCCTCGGGCTTCAACTGGGGTTCCCACCAATGCCACGGGACATTCCAGGGCCCACGCTGAGCCAGGCGGGCCTGGGGCTTTGGTTACCACCAGCAGCAACATCTGGCCGGGCTCTTACCTCATAGACCTTCAAGGACAGAGACCCCAGGGCCTCGACCTGATGCCACCCCAGGCCAAAGCCAGAGTGGGAGacccattggccaggctgggcagggtgggaaCAGGCAGAGGGACAAGAGGGGAATGGGGAAgtggagaggaaaagaagtcgAGGGACAGGAAGGGGGAGGCTCTAGGAAGGTTCTGGGCTGGGGGTCAGTGCATCTCAGGGAGAACCAAGGAAGGTGGGCATGGctggagaggaggaaaaggaaggagtcCCGGGTGTCAGGGCAGTGGGCTGGGAGTCAGTGTGGCAAAGCGGGGGCAGGACACAGATACAGTGGCAGGGGCCCAGGGCCGGGACGTGAGAGAAGGCAGTGAGGCGGCGGAGGGAGAAGAGAGGACTcaggtggaggtggggtgggtcAGCTGTGAGCATCCCTCAGAGGAGAAACGTGGAGAGCTGGAGGCCAGCGGTCACTCACACTCGCTCTCTCCTCCTGTCCAGTGGATACAGCCCCAGGCGCTCTCTGCTGGCCCAAAGATGTCCCCACTGCCCCTCCATGGCCTTTGGCCTTCTTcccattcatatttatttatttattgacttttatGAAGTTTCCCCTTCCATCCGATCCCTACTGCCCATGTTGTCCTGACCATCCCTCCCAGCCATCcagctgtctgtctgtctgtcacaaagaaataaaaatggcaagCAGCATAACCTGTGTGTCTATTGGGAGGGATGGCTGGAGGGGAAGATGGCTGGTGAGGGGTGAGTCCAGGACAGGGGCATTTAGCCCTCTCTGGGCATTCCCCAACACATACATTCAGGAATATACCAGCTAGCACTTTGGGTCCTTCCAACCCCCTCCCCTGACCCTCCTGGCCCCTCGCCTCTCCTTATTCCTGGAGGGAGGGGAGACTGTGGTCTGCTTCTCCTCTTGCAGTTTCTGGAATGCTGGCAGATCCACTGAACCCCCGCAACCAGGCTCTGGTAGCCCCCACCTCTTGTCACATGTTCCCTCATCACAATGTAGGGGATGCTGGGCTCTGAAATAGGCCAGCCCTCACCCCAATCCTGGCTCAGCCTGGTTCACTCTGCCCAGAAGACAGGCAGGAGCTCTGGTCCTGACCCCTGGAGCAGAGAGGGTTTCATCCTAATGGTTGGCGAGAGTAGGTAGTGTGAGGAGCTGCAGAAGAAACCAGGACAGGGAGGctaaggtggctggatcacctgaggtcaggagttcaagaccagcctggccaacatgatgaaaccctgtctctactaaaaatacaaaaattagccaggcgtggtggtgcacacctgtaatctcagctattcaggaggctgaggcaggagaatcgcttaaacctgggaggtggaggttgcaatgagccaagattgcaccactgcactccagcctgggtgacagagcgagactccatctcaaaaagaaacactAGGACAGGCCCACACCCCTCGCCCTCCATGTCACAGCACAAATCAGAGCACATGGAGAGCACCAGCTGGGAGTGCTCTGGTCTGCTGTGTCCAGCATTTTCCTAGGGCTGAGGGGACACACCAGCCTGGACCTTCTTGTCCACATGGCAAGTTAGGAGGTCTGCTGGGTGCTAAAGCACCTCAATTCTAGCCACACCCCTGCAGTGCCATAGAATGGTCACTGGGACCTAGGACTGAGCTGCCCTGCCCTAAGGTTGGGGACGAGGGGTTGGGGGGTTGGCAGGGACCCAGATCTCCTTGCCTCCAGAGGAAATGTTCCCCTCATCCCCACCTTCAAAATTCTGTTCTTGGCAAAGTAAAAGGAACAAAGCCTCTGACCAGGGGAAAGAGAGTTGACACTGCTGTGTTTCTGATGGAGGTTGAGGGCCCCTTGGCTCCAGCTCAGACAACCCTTTTGCCCAGCCCAGCCTAGCCTCTCTAGCTTCTCAGAACCCCAGGGAAGAGGCAAGCCCCATCATCATAAAATAACAGGATGTTAAAGCCAACTGGAAGGGACCAGAATGACACCTTGCCTACCTGTCATTTTAGCGATGAAGATATACAGTTTGCCTGTGAGAATCTCCAATCCCCTACACACTGCAAGTGTTTTGTATAAAAATGAGGTGCCTGAACTCATATCTTGATAAATGGTAAAATTCCTCTCCCGTCCCCCCTCTGATCTTGAGCTCCCTTCCCATCTCCATTGGAAATGGCATGTGAACTGCTTGTTCCAAACCCAGAGGAGCAAAGGTAATTTATGTCAGCCGAGCTATGTCAAAATTGCTCTGATCAAAAGGTGACAGTGCCCCCATACTAGGGCGGGTAGTTCCAATGAATGGAAGCAATGCTTCTGCCCGGTGCCCGGCCTGGGCAGACTGGCCTCCAGGCAATCCCCAGAGGGGTTAACTGAACCCCTTCACCCCAGGTGGTCTGATGCCCCTATGCACCAATTTATGCCCCCAAAAAGGCATTGGGCAGACCTAGGGTTGGGGCCAGTAGTGGTGCTAATCTCCAAGGACAATGCAGTCTAAACAGCCCCTACCATGTGACATCGAGGGGAGTGAGTGGGGATGGGGAAGGCATGGAGGGGCTGCTATTCTCAAAAATTTTTCCCATCCCCGCCCGGTTTATCTCAGTTTACCGCCAGGGGGCACAGTGTGGAAGTGACAACCCTGGACTCCTGGGGTTGGGGGTAAGGGAAGAGTAAGGAGCTTCTGGATTGGTCTTAACAGCCACGTGGCCCTGTTGCCATTAGCTGTAGGGGCCCTGAGGCCCAAGCCCGATGCTACTCTGGCTTTATTCAGGGACACCCCCAAAACACTCAAACCCCTTAACCAACAGGGTGTGTTGTCTGACCATCCAGAGCCCAACCTGAGTGAAAAGCTGCCCCAGCAGGAAGCTGGATCTCTTGTCAGCTAGGGGCTGAATCTGGTCCTCCTGGGAGTTGGATGGATACCCTCTGCCCTGGGAGGGGACAGGGCAGCATCCAGCTGTCCAGGTGCTGACGGGAGGTGCACCTCAGAGCCGCTCGGGTTTCCCCCCACGGGCCTAGCCCAGCGGCTGAGCCAGCATCCCAGGCATCCGCAGGCTAAATAAAGAACCTGCCTGAGTCAGAGGGAGGTGGATGGGGTCCCGGGGGGCTTGGGGCAACCACGCCAAACAAGGCAAGGAGGGGAGCGATGTATAAAACCAGGCCCAGGGCTGAGCACCTGCCTGCACCCCTGCTGTGCCATCCAGAAGGGCTCTGTGCTGCCTGCAATCCAGCCAGTCGACTCAAGTCCCTAGGTCAACCCCTCCACGGTGAGTCCGATCCTCAGAGAAGCCGCAGACACCCCCATTCCTCTACCCCCCTGAATGTTCTGACCAGGGAGGAAAAGGTGGGAGCTGAAGGTGGGAGCCTCTGTCTCAGCCTGGACCCCCATATTTGTCGCCCACTCCCCAGATGTCTAAAGCAGCTCCTGCCAAAAAGCCAGTGGCTGCGGCCCCACCTCCTGGATGTACCCTGGACATCAATGACCCACAGGTCCAGAGTGCGGCCATTCGCATCCAGGCCTCTTACCGGGGCCACAGGTGAGAGGGAACCCCGGAGCCCTGTGGAGGAAGGGAGCTGCAGAGAGCGCATTCTTGAATGGGGTTTGGGTAAGGGCTGAGCAGCGTCAGGAGCCTTTAGAATGAGTGGTCTTAGGAGAAGGGTCGTTACTGAGGTATGGAGGAGTGGCCGGCAGGAATGCATCATCCTATCAGGGCAGCAGTTAAGGAGCAGTCCTCCTCCCTACCAAGCCACACGTTTAGGGGTCTGGCGGGCCCAGGGGGCAGGTAGGAGATGGTGCGCTCGCTAAGGGCTGTGGCCGGGCCTGTCTTGGGAGCTATGGGCCCTGACTCGGCCCGCGGGTAGGTCCCGGAAGGAGCTGCGGGAGAAGGGGCCGCCGCGGGTGCTGGAGCCGCTGAAGGATGTGGTGCTGATCGAGGGCAGCGCGGCCAAGCTCACTTGCCGCATTTCGGCTTTCCCGGACCCATTCATCCGCTGGAGTAAGGACGGCAAGGAGCTACGTGACGGGCCCAAGTACCGCTACGTCTTCGAGGACCCTGACGTGGTGGCACTGGTGGTACGCGACGGCGAGCTGGCAGACCTGGGCCAGTACAGCATCAACGTCACCAACCCCTTCGGCC comes from the Symphalangus syndactylus isolate Jambi chromosome 8, NHGRI_mSymSyn1-v2.1_pri, whole genome shotgun sequence genome and includes:
- the SPEGNB gene encoding SPEG neighbor protein encodes the protein MSKAAPAKKPVAAAPPPGCTLDINDPQVQSAAIRIQASYRGHRSRKELREKGPPRVLEPLKDVVLIEGSAAKLTCRISAFPDPFIRWSKDGKELRDGPKYRYVFEDPDVVALVVRDGELADLGQYSINVTNPFGQCSDSARILVEVPAKIQKGPDNTKARKGTTVTLTAEILGEPAPDVGWTKDGEDIEEDDRVFFEIGSTTTTLTIRRATPQDSGKYEVYVENSLGMDQSFARVDVA